In one Cellulomonas sp. JZ18 genomic region, the following are encoded:
- a CDS encoding DivIVA domain-containing protein, translating into MALLTADDVLNKKFQATKFREGYDQDEVDDFLDEVVNTLRDLQGENEDLKTKLAAAERRIAELSRAGAQQAAPAPKPEPAPVPEPQPAPVPAVAPQPPVVQAPAPARTSEPESATGMLALAQKLHDDYVRSGQEESDRLINEAKSRANRIVREAEETSQRTLGQLEQERSLLERKIDELRVFERDYRTRLKSYLENLLGDLENRGNALPPRSGQGQPVPEKQSI; encoded by the coding sequence ATGGCACTGCTGACCGCAGACGACGTCCTGAACAAGAAGTTCCAGGCGACCAAGTTCCGCGAGGGGTACGACCAGGACGAGGTCGACGACTTCCTGGACGAGGTCGTCAACACCCTGCGGGACCTGCAGGGCGAGAACGAGGACCTCAAGACGAAGCTGGCGGCGGCCGAGCGTCGGATCGCCGAGCTCAGCCGTGCCGGTGCCCAGCAGGCCGCCCCCGCCCCGAAGCCCGAGCCGGCCCCCGTGCCCGAGCCGCAGCCCGCGCCCGTGCCGGCGGTCGCGCCGCAGCCGCCCGTCGTGCAGGCGCCCGCCCCCGCCCGGACGAGCGAGCCGGAGTCCGCCACGGGCATGCTCGCGCTGGCGCAGAAGCTGCACGACGACTACGTGCGCAGCGGCCAGGAGGAGTCGGACCGCCTGATCAACGAGGCGAAGTCGCGTGCCAACCGGATCGTCCGGGAGGCGGAGGAGACCTCGCAGCGCACGCTCGGCCAGCTCGAGCAGGAGCGCTCGCTGCTCGAGCGCAAGATCGACGAGCTCCGCGTCTTCGAGCGCGACTACCGCACGCGCCTCAAGAGCTACCTCGAGAACCTGCTCGGCGACCTCGAGAACCGCGGCAACGCGCTGCCGCCGCGCTCGGGCCAGGGCCAGCCGGTGCCGGAGAAGCAGAGCATCTGA
- a CDS encoding YggT family protein, producing MRLLANLLYLVVLVFFLLLLVRLVLDWVQFFAREWRPTGVALVVAEVTYSVTDPPLRALRRVLPPVGIGQVRFDLAFLVLALGCSLLLSVLGRV from the coding sequence GTGCGTCTCCTGGCCAACCTGCTCTATCTCGTCGTCCTCGTCTTCTTCCTCCTGCTGCTCGTGCGGCTGGTGCTGGACTGGGTCCAGTTCTTCGCACGCGAGTGGCGGCCGACGGGCGTCGCGCTCGTCGTCGCCGAGGTGACGTACTCCGTGACCGACCCGCCGCTGCGCGCGCTGCGCCGAGTCCTGCCCCCGGTGGGTATCGGGCAGGTCCGGTTCGACCTCGCGTTCCTCGTCCTCGCACTGGGCTGCTCGCTGCTGCTGTCGGTGCTGGGCCGGGTGTGA
- a CDS encoding signal peptidase II — protein MPTTDGTPAQPDLPQEPASGRLPWTRPPVSRRRRLLTLLTGLTLGVLAVDQATKVWAVASLAPGERVALLGDLFGLQLVRNPGAALSIATGMTWVLTLVAVVVVVVVVRASRRIGSTGWALALGLLLGGALGNLVDRMVREPGPARGHVIDFLAYGDLFVGNVADIAIVAAAILVVLLTARGVHLDGTRDGTGEAADAAPAVADGDAADGAQRAHDGGAA, from the coding sequence GTGCCCACGACGGACGGAACGCCGGCCCAGCCCGACCTGCCCCAGGAGCCGGCGTCCGGCCGGCTGCCGTGGACGCGGCCGCCGGTGTCGCGGCGTCGGCGCCTGCTGACGCTGCTCACGGGGCTCACGCTCGGCGTGCTGGCCGTCGACCAGGCCACCAAGGTCTGGGCGGTGGCCTCGCTCGCACCGGGGGAGCGCGTCGCGCTGCTCGGCGACCTGTTCGGGCTGCAGCTCGTGCGCAACCCCGGGGCGGCCCTGTCCATCGCGACGGGCATGACGTGGGTGCTCACGCTCGTCGCGGTGGTCGTCGTGGTCGTCGTCGTGCGCGCGTCCCGGCGGATCGGGTCGACCGGGTGGGCGCTCGCGCTGGGGCTCCTGCTCGGCGGTGCCCTCGGCAACCTCGTGGACCGCATGGTGCGCGAGCCGGGGCCGGCCCGCGGGCACGTCATCGACTTCCTGGCGTACGGGGACCTGTTCGTCGGCAACGTCGCGGACATCGCGATCGTGGCGGCGGCGATCCTGGTCGTCCTGCTCACCGCGCGGGGCGTGCACCTCGACGGCACGCGTGACGGCACCGGGGAGGCCGCGGACGCGGCGCCCG
- a CDS encoding TraR/DksA C4-type zinc finger protein, with amino-acid sequence MNDAPSTSTGTLTAGTDAGPLTVTRALPVRDGEEPWTQAEVQEVADELTADRERLAGELLEAGAELSELLRNSGDGAGDDQADSGSSALEREHELTLVNNTRDLLEQTAHALDRLEAGTFGVCESCGRAIGKARLQAFPRATLCVECKQREERR; translated from the coding sequence ATGAACGACGCACCGAGCACATCGACGGGCACGCTGACCGCCGGCACCGACGCCGGTCCGCTGACCGTCACCCGTGCACTGCCGGTCCGCGACGGCGAGGAGCCGTGGACGCAGGCGGAGGTCCAGGAGGTGGCGGACGAGCTGACCGCCGACCGCGAACGGCTCGCCGGCGAGCTGCTGGAGGCCGGCGCCGAGCTGTCCGAGCTGCTGCGCAACTCCGGCGACGGCGCGGGCGACGACCAGGCGGACTCGGGGTCCTCCGCGCTGGAGAGGGAGCACGAGCTGACGCTCGTGAACAACACGCGGGACCTGCTCGAGCAGACCGCCCACGCGCTCGACCGGCTCGAGGCCGGGACGTTCGGCGTGTGCGAGTCGTGCGGGCGGGCGATCGGCAAGGCCCGCCTGCAGGCGTTCCCGCGCGCGACCCTCTGCGTGGAGTGCAAGCAGCGCGAGGAGCGTCGCTGA
- a CDS encoding cell division protein SepF — MAGALRKTMLYLGLADDRTEHEEYLDEYEEPEVVDVPEEPYEAQVTPLHRTPRVQPAPAPREQADLRRITTIHPRSYNDARKIGEAFRDGTPVIMNLSDMDDADAKRLVDFSAGLIFGLHGAIERVTSKVFLLSPAHVELAGDASATDASTRSGFYNQS; from the coding sequence ATGGCCGGAGCGCTGCGCAAGACGATGCTGTACCTCGGCCTGGCCGACGACCGGACCGAGCACGAGGAGTACCTCGACGAGTACGAGGAGCCGGAGGTCGTCGACGTGCCCGAGGAGCCCTACGAGGCGCAGGTGACACCGCTGCACCGCACGCCGCGCGTGCAGCCCGCACCCGCGCCGCGCGAGCAGGCGGACCTGCGCCGCATCACCACGATCCACCCGCGCTCGTACAACGACGCGCGCAAGATCGGCGAGGCGTTCCGTGACGGCACGCCGGTGATCATGAACCTGTCCGACATGGACGACGCGGACGCCAAGCGTCTGGTCGACTTCTCGGCGGGCCTGATCTTCGGCCTGCACGGCGCGATCGAGCGCGTGACGAGCAAGGTCTTCCTGCTCTCGCCGGCCCACGTCGAGCTCGCCGGCGACGCGTCCGCGACGGACGCCTCGACACGCTCCGGCTTCTACAACCAGAGTTGA